The following proteins are co-located in the Equus caballus isolate H_3958 breed thoroughbred chromosome 15, TB-T2T, whole genome shotgun sequence genome:
- the DCTN1 gene encoding dynactin subunit 1 isoform X13, producing MSAEASARPLRVGSRVEVIGKGHRGTVAYVGATLFATGKWVGVILDEAKGKNDGTVQGRKYFTCDEGHGIFVRQSQIQVFEDGADTTSPETPDSSASKILKRDGTDSTAKTSKLTTTRRPKPTRPASTGVAGASSSLGPSGSASAGELSSSEPSTPAQTPLAAPIIPTPALTSPGAAPPLPSPSKEEEGLRAQVRDLEEKLETLRLKRAEDKAKLKELEKHKIQLEQVQEWKSKMQEQQADLQRRLKEARKEAKEALEAKERYMEEMADTADAIEMATLDKEMAEERAESLQQEVEALKERVDELTTDLEILKAEIEEKGSDGAASSYQLKQLEEQNARLKDALVRMRDLSSSEKQEHVKLQKLMEKKNQELEVVRQQRERLQEELSQAESTIDELKEQVDAALGAEEMVEMLTDRNLNLEEKVRELRETVGDLEAMNEMNDELQENARETELELREQLDMAGARVREAQKRVEAAQETVADYQQTIKKYRQLTAHLQDVNRELTNQQEASVERQQQPPPETFDFKIKFAETKAHAKAIEMELRQMEVAQANRHMSLLTAFMPDSFLRPGGDHDCVLVLLLMPRLICKAELIRKQAQEKFELSEHCSERPGLRGASGEQLSFAAGLVYSLSLLQATLHRYEHALSQCSVDVYKKVGSLYPEMSAHERSLDFLIELLHKDQLDETVNVEPLTKAIKYYQHLYSIHLAEQPEDSTMQLADHIKFTQSALDCMSVEVGRLRAFLQGGQEASDIALLLRDLETSCSDIRQFCKKIRRRMPGTDAPGIPAALAFGPQVSDTLLDCRKHLTWVVAVLQEVAAAAAQLIAPLAENEGLPVAALEELAFKASEQIYGTPSSSPYECLRQSCNILISTMNKLATAMQEGEYDAERPPSKPPPVELRAAALRAEITDAEGLGLKLEDRETVIKELKKSLKIKGEELSEANVRLSLLEKKLDSAAKDADERIEKVQTRLEETQALLRKKEKEFEETMDALQADIDQLEAEKAELKQRLNSQSKRTIEGLRGPPPSGIATLVSGIAGEEQQRGGAPGQAPGSVPGPGLVKDSPLLLQQISAMRLHISQLQHENSILKGAQMKASLAALPPLHVAKLSLPPHEGLGSDLAAGALYRKTSQLLETLNQLSTHTHVVDITRTSPAAKSPSAQLLEQVAQLKSLSDTIEKLKDEVLKETVSQRPGATVPTDFATFPSSAFLRAKEEQQDDTVFMGKVTFSCAAGLGQRHRLVLTQEQLHQLHSRLIS from the exons ACCACAACTCGGCGGCCCAAG CCTACCCGCCCAGCCAGTACTGGGGTGGCTGGGGCCAGTAGCTCCCTGGGCCCCTCTGGCTCAGCATCCGCAGGTGAACTGAGCAGCAGTGAGCCCAGCACGCCAGCTCAGACTCCACTGGCAGCACCCATCATCCCCACGCCGGCCCTCACCTCTCCTGGAGCAGCCCCCCCACTTCCTTCCCCCTCCAAG GaagaggaggggctgagggccCAGGTGCGGGACCTGGAGGAGAAACTGGAGACCCTGCGGTTGAAACGGGCAGAAGACAAGGCAAAGCTGAAAGAGCTGGAGAAACACAAGATCCAGCTGGAGCAGGTGCAGGAATGGAAGAGCAAAATGCAAGAGCAGCAGGCAGACCTGCAGCGGCGCCTCAAGGAGGCGCGGAAG GAAGCCAAAGAGGCACTGGAGGCAAAGGAACGCTACATGGAGGAGATGGCTGACACTGCTGATGCCATCGAGATGGCCACTCTGGACAAGGAGATGGCCGAAGAGCGGGCTGAGTCCCTGCAGCAGGAGGTGGAGGCACTGAAGGAGCGTGTGGATGAGCTCACCACTGACCTGGAGATCCTGAAGGCTGAGATTGAAGAGAAGG GCTCAGATGGGGCTGCGTCCAGTTATCAGCTCAAGCAGCTTGAGGAGCAGAACGCCCGCCTGAAGGATGCCCTGGTGAG GATGAGGGATCTTTCTTCCTCAGAGAAGCAGGAGCATGTGAAACTGCAGAAGCTCATGGAGAAAAAGAACCAAGAGCTGGAAGTTGTGAGGCAACAACGGGAGCGTCTGCAGGAGGAACTGAGCCAGGCAGAGAGCACCATCGATGAACTCAAGGAACAG GTGGATGCTGCTCTCGGTGCTGAGGAGATGGTGGAGAtgctgacagaccggaacctgaATCTGGAAGAGAAAGTGCGGGAGTTGAGAGAGACTGTGGGGGATTTG GAAGCAATGAATGAGATGAATGATGAGCTGCAGGAGAATGCACGTGAGACAGAACTGGAGCTGCGGGAGCAGTTGGACATGGCAGGCGCCCGGGTCCGGGAGGCCCAGAAGCGTGTGGAGGCAGCCCAGGAGACGGTTGCAGACTACCAGCAAACCATCAAGAAGTACCGCCAGCTGACCGCCCACCTACAG GATGTGAATCGGGAACTGACAAACCAGCAGGAAGCGTCTGtggagaggcagcagcagccacctCCAGAGACATTTGACTTCAAGATCAAATTTGCTGAGACTAAGGCCCATGCCAAG GCGATTGAGATGGAATTGAGGCAGATGGAGGTGGCCCAGGCCAACCGGCACATGTCCCTGCTGACAGCCTTCATGCCTGACAGCTTCCTTCGGCCAGGTGGGGACCATGACTGTGTCCTGGTGCTGCTGCTCATGCCTCGTCTCATTTGCAAG GCAGAGCTGATCCGGAAGCAGGCCCAGGAGAAGTTTGAACTAAgtgagcactgttcagagcggcCTGGGCTCCGAGGAGCTTCTGGGGAACAGCTCAGCTTTGCTGCTGGGCTAGTGTACTCACTGAGTCTGCTGCAGGCCACACTCCACCGCTATGAACA TGCCCTCTCTCAGTGCAGTGTGGATGTGTATAAGAAGGTGGGCAGCCTCTACCCTGAGATGAGTGCGCATGAGCGCTCCTTGGATTTCCTTATTGAGCTGCTGCACAAGGATCAGCTGGATGAGACTGTTAATGTAGAGCCTCTCACCAAGGCCATCAAATACTACCAG CATCTGTACAGCATCCACCTTGCTGAACAGCCTGAGGATAGTACCATGCAGCTGGCTGACCACATTAAG TTCACCCAGAGTGCCCTGGACTGCATGAGCGTGGAGGTGGGGCGGCTGCGTGCCTTCTTGCAG GGTGGGCAGGAGGCTTCAGATATTGCCCTCCTACTCCGGGACCTGGAAACATCATGCAGTGACATCCGCCAGTTCTGCAAGAAGATCCGAAGGCGAATGCCGGGGACAGATGCTCCTGGGATCCCAGCTGCACTGGCCTTTGGACCACAG GTATCCGACACACTCCTAGACTGCAGGAAACACTTGACGTGGGTGGTGGCTGTGCTGCAGGAGgtggcagctgctgctgctcagcTCATTGCCCCATTGGCAGAGAATGAGGGACTGCCTGTGgctgccctggaggagctggcTTTCAAAGCAAGCGAGCAG ATCTATGGGACCCCCTCTAGCAGCCCCTATGAGTGTCTGCGCCAGTCGTGCAATATCCTCATCAGTACCATGAACAAGTTGGCCACAGCCATGCAGGAGGGAGAGTATGATGCAGAGCGGCCCCCCAGCAAG CCTCCTCCAGTTGAGCTGCGGGCTGCAGCCCTTCGTGCAGAGATCACAGATGCTGAAGGCCTGGGCTTGAAGCTTGAAGACCGAGAGACAGTTATCAAGGAGTTGAAGAAGTCTCTCAAGATCAAG GGGGAGGAGCTGAGTGAGGCCAACGTGCGGCTGAGCCTCTTGGAGAAGAAGTTGGACAGTGCTGCCAAGGATGCAGATGAGCGCATCGAAAAAGTCCAGACTCGGCTGGAGGAGACCCAGGCACTGCTGCGGAAGAAGGAGAA AGAGTTTGAGGAGACGATGGATGCACTCCAGGCTGACATCGACCAGCTagaggcagagaaggcagagcTAAAGCAGCGGCTGAACAGCCAGTCCAAGCGCACAATCGAGGGGCTCCGGGGGCCCCCTCCCTCGGGTATAGCTACCCTGGTCTCTGGCATTGCTGGTG AAGAACAGCAGCGAG GAGGCGCCCCTGGGCAGGCTCCTGGGTctgtgccaggcccagggctggtgAAGGACTCACCACTGCTGCTTCAGCAGATCTCTGCCATGAGGCTGCACATCTCCCAGCTCCAGCATGAGAACAGCATCCTCAAG GGAGCCCAAATGAAGGCATCGTTAGCAGCCCTGCCCCCTCTGCATGTGGCAAAGCTCTCCCTTCCACCCCATGAGGGCCTTGGCAGTGACCTAGCAGCTGGAGCACTGTATCGTAAGACCAGCCAGCTCCTGGAGACATTGAATCAGCTGAGTACACACACCCACGTGGTAGACATCACTCGTACCAGCCCTG CTGCCAAGAGCCCATCGGCTCAGCTCCTGGAGCAAGTGGCTCAGCTCAAGTCCCTAAGCGACACCATCGAGAAGCTCAAG GATGAAGTCCTCAAGGAGACCGTGTCTCAGCGCCCTGGTGCCACGGTCCCCACTGACTTTGCCACCTTCCCTTCATCTGCCTTCCTCAGG GCCAAGGAGGAGCAGCAGGATGACACTGTCTTCATGGGCAAAGTGACCTTCTCGTGTGCGGCTGGCCTTGGACAGCGACACCGGCTGGTGCTGACCCAGGAGCAGCTGCACCAGCTTCACAGTCGCCTCATCTCCTAA
- the DCTN1 gene encoding dynactin subunit 1 isoform X19: MSAEASARPLRVGSRVEVIGKGHRGTVAYVGATLFATGKWVGVILDEAKGKNDGTVQGRKYFTCDEGHGIFVRQSQIQVFEDGADTTSPETPDSSASKILKRDGTDSTAKTSKLPTRPASTGVAGASSSLGPSGSASAGELSSSEPSTPAQTPLAAPIIPTPALTSPGAAPPLPSPSKEEEGLRAQVRDLEEKLETLRLKRAEDKAKLKELEKHKIQLEQVQEWKSKMQEQQADLQRRLKEARKEAKEALEAKERYMEEMADTADAIEMATLDKEMAEERAESLQQEVEALKERVDELTTDLEILKAEIEEKGSDGAASSYQLKQLEEQNARLKDALVRMRDLSSSEKQEHVKLQKLMEKKNQELEVVRQQRERLQEELSQAESTIDELKEQVDAALGAEEMVEMLTDRNLNLEEKVRELRETVGDLEAMNEMNDELQENARETELELREQLDMAGARVREAQKRVEAAQETVADYQQTIKKYRQLTAHLQDVNRELTNQQEASVERQQQPPPETFDFKIKFAETKAHAKAIEMELRQMEVAQANRHMSLLTAFMPDSFLRPGGDHDCVLVLLLMPRLICKAELIRKQAQEKFELSEHCSERPGLRGASGEQLSFAAGLVYSLSLLQATLHRYEHALSQCSVDVYKKVGSLYPEMSAHERSLDFLIELLHKDQLDETVNVEPLTKAIKYYQHLYSIHLAEQPEDSTMQLADHIKFTQSALDCMSVEVGRLRAFLQGGQEASDIALLLRDLETSCSDIRQFCKKIRRRMPGTDAPGIPAALAFGPQVSDTLLDCRKHLTWVVAVLQEVAAAAAQLIAPLAENEGLPVAALEELAFKASEQIYGTPSSSPYECLRQSCNILISTMNKLATAMQEGEYDAERPPSKPPPVELRAAALRAEITDAEGLGLKLEDRETVIKELKKSLKIKGEELSEANVRLSLLEKKLDSAAKDADERIEKVQTRLEETQALLRKKEKEFEETMDALQADIDQLEAEKAELKQRLNSQSKRTIEGLRGPPPSGGAPGQAPGSVPGPGLVKDSPLLLQQISAMRLHISQLQHENSILKGAQMKASLAALPPLHVAKLSLPPHEGLGSDLAAGALYRKTSQLLETLNQLSTHTHVVDITRTSPAAKSPSAQLLEQVAQLKSLSDTIEKLKDEVLKETVSQRPGATVPTDFATFPSSAFLRAKEEQQDDTVFMGKVTFSCAAGLGQRHRLVLTQEQLHQLHSRLIS; this comes from the exons CCTACCCGCCCAGCCAGTACTGGGGTGGCTGGGGCCAGTAGCTCCCTGGGCCCCTCTGGCTCAGCATCCGCAGGTGAACTGAGCAGCAGTGAGCCCAGCACGCCAGCTCAGACTCCACTGGCAGCACCCATCATCCCCACGCCGGCCCTCACCTCTCCTGGAGCAGCCCCCCCACTTCCTTCCCCCTCCAAG GaagaggaggggctgagggccCAGGTGCGGGACCTGGAGGAGAAACTGGAGACCCTGCGGTTGAAACGGGCAGAAGACAAGGCAAAGCTGAAAGAGCTGGAGAAACACAAGATCCAGCTGGAGCAGGTGCAGGAATGGAAGAGCAAAATGCAAGAGCAGCAGGCAGACCTGCAGCGGCGCCTCAAGGAGGCGCGGAAG GAAGCCAAAGAGGCACTGGAGGCAAAGGAACGCTACATGGAGGAGATGGCTGACACTGCTGATGCCATCGAGATGGCCACTCTGGACAAGGAGATGGCCGAAGAGCGGGCTGAGTCCCTGCAGCAGGAGGTGGAGGCACTGAAGGAGCGTGTGGATGAGCTCACCACTGACCTGGAGATCCTGAAGGCTGAGATTGAAGAGAAGG GCTCAGATGGGGCTGCGTCCAGTTATCAGCTCAAGCAGCTTGAGGAGCAGAACGCCCGCCTGAAGGATGCCCTGGTGAG GATGAGGGATCTTTCTTCCTCAGAGAAGCAGGAGCATGTGAAACTGCAGAAGCTCATGGAGAAAAAGAACCAAGAGCTGGAAGTTGTGAGGCAACAACGGGAGCGTCTGCAGGAGGAACTGAGCCAGGCAGAGAGCACCATCGATGAACTCAAGGAACAG GTGGATGCTGCTCTCGGTGCTGAGGAGATGGTGGAGAtgctgacagaccggaacctgaATCTGGAAGAGAAAGTGCGGGAGTTGAGAGAGACTGTGGGGGATTTG GAAGCAATGAATGAGATGAATGATGAGCTGCAGGAGAATGCACGTGAGACAGAACTGGAGCTGCGGGAGCAGTTGGACATGGCAGGCGCCCGGGTCCGGGAGGCCCAGAAGCGTGTGGAGGCAGCCCAGGAGACGGTTGCAGACTACCAGCAAACCATCAAGAAGTACCGCCAGCTGACCGCCCACCTACAG GATGTGAATCGGGAACTGACAAACCAGCAGGAAGCGTCTGtggagaggcagcagcagccacctCCAGAGACATTTGACTTCAAGATCAAATTTGCTGAGACTAAGGCCCATGCCAAG GCGATTGAGATGGAATTGAGGCAGATGGAGGTGGCCCAGGCCAACCGGCACATGTCCCTGCTGACAGCCTTCATGCCTGACAGCTTCCTTCGGCCAGGTGGGGACCATGACTGTGTCCTGGTGCTGCTGCTCATGCCTCGTCTCATTTGCAAG GCAGAGCTGATCCGGAAGCAGGCCCAGGAGAAGTTTGAACTAAgtgagcactgttcagagcggcCTGGGCTCCGAGGAGCTTCTGGGGAACAGCTCAGCTTTGCTGCTGGGCTAGTGTACTCACTGAGTCTGCTGCAGGCCACACTCCACCGCTATGAACA TGCCCTCTCTCAGTGCAGTGTGGATGTGTATAAGAAGGTGGGCAGCCTCTACCCTGAGATGAGTGCGCATGAGCGCTCCTTGGATTTCCTTATTGAGCTGCTGCACAAGGATCAGCTGGATGAGACTGTTAATGTAGAGCCTCTCACCAAGGCCATCAAATACTACCAG CATCTGTACAGCATCCACCTTGCTGAACAGCCTGAGGATAGTACCATGCAGCTGGCTGACCACATTAAG TTCACCCAGAGTGCCCTGGACTGCATGAGCGTGGAGGTGGGGCGGCTGCGTGCCTTCTTGCAG GGTGGGCAGGAGGCTTCAGATATTGCCCTCCTACTCCGGGACCTGGAAACATCATGCAGTGACATCCGCCAGTTCTGCAAGAAGATCCGAAGGCGAATGCCGGGGACAGATGCTCCTGGGATCCCAGCTGCACTGGCCTTTGGACCACAG GTATCCGACACACTCCTAGACTGCAGGAAACACTTGACGTGGGTGGTGGCTGTGCTGCAGGAGgtggcagctgctgctgctcagcTCATTGCCCCATTGGCAGAGAATGAGGGACTGCCTGTGgctgccctggaggagctggcTTTCAAAGCAAGCGAGCAG ATCTATGGGACCCCCTCTAGCAGCCCCTATGAGTGTCTGCGCCAGTCGTGCAATATCCTCATCAGTACCATGAACAAGTTGGCCACAGCCATGCAGGAGGGAGAGTATGATGCAGAGCGGCCCCCCAGCAAG CCTCCTCCAGTTGAGCTGCGGGCTGCAGCCCTTCGTGCAGAGATCACAGATGCTGAAGGCCTGGGCTTGAAGCTTGAAGACCGAGAGACAGTTATCAAGGAGTTGAAGAAGTCTCTCAAGATCAAG GGGGAGGAGCTGAGTGAGGCCAACGTGCGGCTGAGCCTCTTGGAGAAGAAGTTGGACAGTGCTGCCAAGGATGCAGATGAGCGCATCGAAAAAGTCCAGACTCGGCTGGAGGAGACCCAGGCACTGCTGCGGAAGAAGGAGAA AGAGTTTGAGGAGACGATGGATGCACTCCAGGCTGACATCGACCAGCTagaggcagagaaggcagagcTAAAGCAGCGGCTGAACAGCCAGTCCAAGCGCACAATCGAGGGGCTCCGGGGGCCCCCTCCCTCGG GAGGCGCCCCTGGGCAGGCTCCTGGGTctgtgccaggcccagggctggtgAAGGACTCACCACTGCTGCTTCAGCAGATCTCTGCCATGAGGCTGCACATCTCCCAGCTCCAGCATGAGAACAGCATCCTCAAG GGAGCCCAAATGAAGGCATCGTTAGCAGCCCTGCCCCCTCTGCATGTGGCAAAGCTCTCCCTTCCACCCCATGAGGGCCTTGGCAGTGACCTAGCAGCTGGAGCACTGTATCGTAAGACCAGCCAGCTCCTGGAGACATTGAATCAGCTGAGTACACACACCCACGTGGTAGACATCACTCGTACCAGCCCTG CTGCCAAGAGCCCATCGGCTCAGCTCCTGGAGCAAGTGGCTCAGCTCAAGTCCCTAAGCGACACCATCGAGAAGCTCAAG GATGAAGTCCTCAAGGAGACCGTGTCTCAGCGCCCTGGTGCCACGGTCCCCACTGACTTTGCCACCTTCCCTTCATCTGCCTTCCTCAGG GCCAAGGAGGAGCAGCAGGATGACACTGTCTTCATGGGCAAAGTGACCTTCTCGTGTGCGGCTGGCCTTGGACAGCGACACCGGCTGGTGCTGACCCAGGAGCAGCTGCACCAGCTTCACAGTCGCCTCATCTCCTAA
- the DCTN1 gene encoding dynactin subunit 1 isoform X16, which translates to MSAEASARPLRVGSRVEVIGKGHRGTVAYVGATLFATGKWVGVILDEAKGKNDGTVQGRKYFTCDEGHGIFVRQSQIQVFEDGADTTSPETPDSSASKILKRDGTDSTAKTSKLPTRPASTGVAGASSSLGPSGSASAGELSSSEPSTPAQTPLAAPIIPTPALTSPGAAPPLPSPSKEEEGLRAQVRDLEEKLETLRLKRAEDKAKLKELEKHKIQLEQVQEWKSKMQEQQADLQRRLKEARKEAKEALEAKERYMEEMADTADAIEMATLDKEMAEERAESLQQEVEALKERVDELTTDLEILKAEIEEKGSDGAASSYQLKQLEEQNARLKDALVRMRDLSSSEKQEHVKLQKLMEKKNQELEVVRQQRERLQEELSQAESTIDELKEQVDAALGAEEMVEMLTDRNLNLEEKVRELRETVGDLEAMNEMNDELQENARETELELREQLDMAGARVREAQKRVEAAQETVADYQQTIKKYRQLTAHLQDVNRELTNQQEASVERQQQPPPETFDFKIKFAETKAHAKAIEMELRQMEVAQANRHMSLLTAFMPDSFLRPGGDHDCVLVLLLMPRLICKAELIRKQAQEKFELSEHCSERPGLRGASGEQLSFAAGLVYSLSLLQATLHRYEHALSQCSVDVYKKVGSLYPEMSAHERSLDFLIELLHKDQLDETVNVEPLTKAIKYYQHLYSIHLAEQPEDSTMQLADHIKFTQSALDCMSVEVGRLRAFLQGGQEASDIALLLRDLETSCSDIRQFCKKIRRRMPGTDAPGIPAALAFGPQVSDTLLDCRKHLTWVVAVLQEVAAAAAQLIAPLAENEGLPVAALEELAFKASEQIYGTPSSSPYECLRQSCNILISTMNKLATAMQEGEYDAERPPSKPPPVELRAAALRAEITDAEGLGLKLEDRETVIKELKKSLKIKGEELSEANVRLSLLEKKLDSAAKDADERIEKVQTRLEETQALLRKKEKEFEETMDALQADIDQLEAEKAELKQRLNSQSKRTIEGLRGPPPSGIATLVSGIAGEEQQRGGAPGQAPGSVPGPGLVKDSPLLLQQISAMRLHISQLQHENSILKGAQMKASLAALPPLHVAKLSLPPHEGLGSDLAAGALYRKTSQLLETLNQLSTHTHVVDITRTSPAAKSPSAQLLEQVAQLKSLSDTIEKLKDEVLKETVSQRPGATVPTDFATFPSSAFLRAKEEQQDDTVFMGKVTFSCAAGLGQRHRLVLTQEQLHQLHSRLIS; encoded by the exons CCTACCCGCCCAGCCAGTACTGGGGTGGCTGGGGCCAGTAGCTCCCTGGGCCCCTCTGGCTCAGCATCCGCAGGTGAACTGAGCAGCAGTGAGCCCAGCACGCCAGCTCAGACTCCACTGGCAGCACCCATCATCCCCACGCCGGCCCTCACCTCTCCTGGAGCAGCCCCCCCACTTCCTTCCCCCTCCAAG GaagaggaggggctgagggccCAGGTGCGGGACCTGGAGGAGAAACTGGAGACCCTGCGGTTGAAACGGGCAGAAGACAAGGCAAAGCTGAAAGAGCTGGAGAAACACAAGATCCAGCTGGAGCAGGTGCAGGAATGGAAGAGCAAAATGCAAGAGCAGCAGGCAGACCTGCAGCGGCGCCTCAAGGAGGCGCGGAAG GAAGCCAAAGAGGCACTGGAGGCAAAGGAACGCTACATGGAGGAGATGGCTGACACTGCTGATGCCATCGAGATGGCCACTCTGGACAAGGAGATGGCCGAAGAGCGGGCTGAGTCCCTGCAGCAGGAGGTGGAGGCACTGAAGGAGCGTGTGGATGAGCTCACCACTGACCTGGAGATCCTGAAGGCTGAGATTGAAGAGAAGG GCTCAGATGGGGCTGCGTCCAGTTATCAGCTCAAGCAGCTTGAGGAGCAGAACGCCCGCCTGAAGGATGCCCTGGTGAG GATGAGGGATCTTTCTTCCTCAGAGAAGCAGGAGCATGTGAAACTGCAGAAGCTCATGGAGAAAAAGAACCAAGAGCTGGAAGTTGTGAGGCAACAACGGGAGCGTCTGCAGGAGGAACTGAGCCAGGCAGAGAGCACCATCGATGAACTCAAGGAACAG GTGGATGCTGCTCTCGGTGCTGAGGAGATGGTGGAGAtgctgacagaccggaacctgaATCTGGAAGAGAAAGTGCGGGAGTTGAGAGAGACTGTGGGGGATTTG GAAGCAATGAATGAGATGAATGATGAGCTGCAGGAGAATGCACGTGAGACAGAACTGGAGCTGCGGGAGCAGTTGGACATGGCAGGCGCCCGGGTCCGGGAGGCCCAGAAGCGTGTGGAGGCAGCCCAGGAGACGGTTGCAGACTACCAGCAAACCATCAAGAAGTACCGCCAGCTGACCGCCCACCTACAG GATGTGAATCGGGAACTGACAAACCAGCAGGAAGCGTCTGtggagaggcagcagcagccacctCCAGAGACATTTGACTTCAAGATCAAATTTGCTGAGACTAAGGCCCATGCCAAG GCGATTGAGATGGAATTGAGGCAGATGGAGGTGGCCCAGGCCAACCGGCACATGTCCCTGCTGACAGCCTTCATGCCTGACAGCTTCCTTCGGCCAGGTGGGGACCATGACTGTGTCCTGGTGCTGCTGCTCATGCCTCGTCTCATTTGCAAG GCAGAGCTGATCCGGAAGCAGGCCCAGGAGAAGTTTGAACTAAgtgagcactgttcagagcggcCTGGGCTCCGAGGAGCTTCTGGGGAACAGCTCAGCTTTGCTGCTGGGCTAGTGTACTCACTGAGTCTGCTGCAGGCCACACTCCACCGCTATGAACA TGCCCTCTCTCAGTGCAGTGTGGATGTGTATAAGAAGGTGGGCAGCCTCTACCCTGAGATGAGTGCGCATGAGCGCTCCTTGGATTTCCTTATTGAGCTGCTGCACAAGGATCAGCTGGATGAGACTGTTAATGTAGAGCCTCTCACCAAGGCCATCAAATACTACCAG CATCTGTACAGCATCCACCTTGCTGAACAGCCTGAGGATAGTACCATGCAGCTGGCTGACCACATTAAG TTCACCCAGAGTGCCCTGGACTGCATGAGCGTGGAGGTGGGGCGGCTGCGTGCCTTCTTGCAG GGTGGGCAGGAGGCTTCAGATATTGCCCTCCTACTCCGGGACCTGGAAACATCATGCAGTGACATCCGCCAGTTCTGCAAGAAGATCCGAAGGCGAATGCCGGGGACAGATGCTCCTGGGATCCCAGCTGCACTGGCCTTTGGACCACAG GTATCCGACACACTCCTAGACTGCAGGAAACACTTGACGTGGGTGGTGGCTGTGCTGCAGGAGgtggcagctgctgctgctcagcTCATTGCCCCATTGGCAGAGAATGAGGGACTGCCTGTGgctgccctggaggagctggcTTTCAAAGCAAGCGAGCAG ATCTATGGGACCCCCTCTAGCAGCCCCTATGAGTGTCTGCGCCAGTCGTGCAATATCCTCATCAGTACCATGAACAAGTTGGCCACAGCCATGCAGGAGGGAGAGTATGATGCAGAGCGGCCCCCCAGCAAG CCTCCTCCAGTTGAGCTGCGGGCTGCAGCCCTTCGTGCAGAGATCACAGATGCTGAAGGCCTGGGCTTGAAGCTTGAAGACCGAGAGACAGTTATCAAGGAGTTGAAGAAGTCTCTCAAGATCAAG GGGGAGGAGCTGAGTGAGGCCAACGTGCGGCTGAGCCTCTTGGAGAAGAAGTTGGACAGTGCTGCCAAGGATGCAGATGAGCGCATCGAAAAAGTCCAGACTCGGCTGGAGGAGACCCAGGCACTGCTGCGGAAGAAGGAGAA AGAGTTTGAGGAGACGATGGATGCACTCCAGGCTGACATCGACCAGCTagaggcagagaaggcagagcTAAAGCAGCGGCTGAACAGCCAGTCCAAGCGCACAATCGAGGGGCTCCGGGGGCCCCCTCCCTCGGGTATAGCTACCCTGGTCTCTGGCATTGCTGGTG AAGAACAGCAGCGAG GAGGCGCCCCTGGGCAGGCTCCTGGGTctgtgccaggcccagggctggtgAAGGACTCACCACTGCTGCTTCAGCAGATCTCTGCCATGAGGCTGCACATCTCCCAGCTCCAGCATGAGAACAGCATCCTCAAG GGAGCCCAAATGAAGGCATCGTTAGCAGCCCTGCCCCCTCTGCATGTGGCAAAGCTCTCCCTTCCACCCCATGAGGGCCTTGGCAGTGACCTAGCAGCTGGAGCACTGTATCGTAAGACCAGCCAGCTCCTGGAGACATTGAATCAGCTGAGTACACACACCCACGTGGTAGACATCACTCGTACCAGCCCTG CTGCCAAGAGCCCATCGGCTCAGCTCCTGGAGCAAGTGGCTCAGCTCAAGTCCCTAAGCGACACCATCGAGAAGCTCAAG GATGAAGTCCTCAAGGAGACCGTGTCTCAGCGCCCTGGTGCCACGGTCCCCACTGACTTTGCCACCTTCCCTTCATCTGCCTTCCTCAGG GCCAAGGAGGAGCAGCAGGATGACACTGTCTTCATGGGCAAAGTGACCTTCTCGTGTGCGGCTGGCCTTGGACAGCGACACCGGCTGGTGCTGACCCAGGAGCAGCTGCACCAGCTTCACAGTCGCCTCATCTCCTAA